TATACCAACTATGACGGTATATGAGAACGTGGCATTCGTGCTGCGTGTTATAGACGCTCCCGCAAAGTATATCAGGAGCAGAGTACCTTATGTTATAAGCCTTGTAGGTCTTTCGGACAAGGCTAAGTGTTATCCTACCGAGCTTTCGGGCGGTGAGCAGCAGCGTGTGGCATTGGCAAGAGCCCTTGTCAACGATCCCCAGCTGATAATCGCGGATGAGCCTACGGGTAACATCGACCCTGCGCTTTCTTACGAGATAGTTGAGTTGCTGAAAAGCATCAACGAATGCGGTACCACCATACTGATGGTAACTCACGAGCATGATCTGGTGCGCTATTTCGGCGGACGTATCATCAATATCAACAAGGGAAGCATTGACTTCGATGAGGTAGTAGGAGGTGCGCAGGATGAAAGCTAGCAGCCTTCGTTACCTTGTCCATCAGGGCGTTTCAGGTATATGGAAAAACAGGATGATGACTTTCGCTTCGTTCTGTATATTGCTTGTCAGCCTGCTTATGGTCGGTCTGGCGAGCCTTACCGCGATAAATCTCACAAGGATAATAAGCGGTATCGAAGACAAGAGTGAGGTAGTAGTCGTTATAAACGACAATGCTACCGAGGAAAACGAAAAGGAACTGAAAGAGCATCTCAAGGCTATACCCAATGTTAATACGATAGAGCTTTACAGCAAGGAAGAAGCCTGGAAGGGTATGCTCGACAGTATGACAGAGGAAGAACGCGCATTTTTCAAGTATGCGGATGAGAACCCTCTGCCCGACACTTACAGACTGACTGTCAAGGATATTGAGATAATGAGTGATACCACCGCTCAGATCGAAACACTTGACTACGTTGATTCCACACAGTCACCTACATCTTTTGCAGATGTGCTTATCAGTATCAGAAGAATATTCTCGATAATAGCTGTGGCTGTTGTGTCTGCACTTGTCGTAGTAAGTCTGGTAATTATCTCCAATACCACCAGGGCAAGCGTTTTTGCAAGACGTAAGGAGATAAATATAATGAAATATGTCGGCGCGACCAATGCGTTCATAAGGATACCTTTCTTTGTGGAAGGCATGATAGTTGGTCTGGTTGCGGCTATCGGTGCGCTGCTTATGACAAAATTTGCCTATGAGGGTGTTTACAACATCTTCAGTGATGACTCGGTAATATGGGTCATCATGGGTATGAAGAAGCTCTACTCATTCAAGGAGCTGCTGTTCCCCGTAAGTATATCTTATCTTGCAGCAGGTGCCGTTATCGGCGCAGTAGGTACTTCTATCAGTACAGGCAAACACCTCAAGGTGTAATAACAATAAGCGCGATAAGGGAGATAAAGCGCTTATCGAATTGACAGATCAGGCAGGGGACGGGGTCGATCGTTTTCTGCCTTTTTCTTTAGGAAATTGTTTGGGCATTTTTCTGAACAAACAAAAAATCGACGTTTTGTGTAAAGATCCTGCGGAATAAAAAAGATAGAAATACCCGCAGTATTACGGAGGAATTCAAAATGAGCAAACTGACAGGCTTTAAGAAGGCAGCAGCGTGTACAGCAGCTGTAATTATCTGCGCTTCAGCTTTTTCAGGTGCAGGTAACGGTATGATCAATGCGGACCGCGGTCATGCGTTGAGTTCGGAGCTTCAGGATAATTATAAGGATATCGCTTCAAAGAAGAAGAACATCGATGAACTTATAGCTAAGCAGGAAGAACTCGACAAGAAAATTGCCGATACCAAGAACGATATCTCTGCAGAGCAAGAAAACAAGGAAGCTATCGAGGAGCAGATAGCAACAGTACAGAAGACTATACTCGCACTGAATGAGACTATTTCTGAAACCCAGGACGAGATATCTGCACTGGAGGTCTCAATTGCGGAGAAAGAAGTTCAGGTAGCTGAACAGCACGAGCAGATAGTACAGGGCGTGGGCGATTTCAAGGTAAGGCTCAAGGCTATGTACGTTGCAGGCAATAATACATATTCGGATATCATCATCGGTGCTTCGGATTTTTATGATATGCTCATGAAGATGGAACTGGTCAAGAGAGTTGCCGAGCACAACGATGATAATATGAATAGATGATCTTATCGCACTGAAGGATCAGTATGAAAGCGGGACGAAGGCTGAAACTCAATGCGCAGAAGGCTTGAACTGGAAGTTAAGCAGGCTGATCTTGAAACACAGAAGGAAGCTAACGAAAAGGCAGAGGGGACAAGCTTGCCTCAGCCTTGTTTTTCGGAGAGCCCAGATCAGTATCGATATAGATGAGTGAGAATAAGGAAACTGTATGAAACAATCTTGCTATAATTGAGCAGGAGAGGAAAGCAGTTGAGAAGGACCTTGATGACCTCTATAAGGAAGCGTCAGGCGATCAAGGGCTGAAGAAAAGAAAAAGGCTGACGAGGAGAAGGGCTCGTCAGGAAGAAGAACCGCAGGAGAAAGGGAAGAAGAGGAAAAGGCTCGTGAGGAAAGCCGAAAAGCGTCAGCGCGAGGAAGAATGGCCAAGAAGGGCTGAGCAGGACGATAACGGACGTTCAGGACAACGATGATGTTGACGATAACGGCGGAAGCAATAATGTTGACGCAGATGACGGCGGACATTAGCAAAACAGCGCATCGGATGATGATGACAGCGCCGAATACGTTCCCACCCCGCACCGGCACCCTCGGCGGGCAAGAATGCGGCTTACGGCTACACAAACTCGAAGTCCAATCTGACATGGCCTGTACCCGGTCACTATAATATCTCCTTTTGGATTTGGCTGGCGTAACTCCGGTTCCCTTTACGGCAACCACAAGGGTATTGATATCTATGACAAGCCAGATATACAATGCAGAGATCTGTGCGGGCTTGAGGAAGGTACAGTCATAAGAGTTGAGAACTACTGTACTCACGATTACGGCAAGAACTACTCTTTGCGGCTGCGGCGGGCGGATACGCAGATTACTGCATTATTGAGCATCCGATGGAAAGTGGACACTTTACGGTCCATGCAAACAATATCAATCGTATCTGTTGGTCAGCACGTAGAAAAGGAGCAGGTAATCGGTTATGTCGGCCTCTACGGGTCCATTCTACCGGACCTCAATACCCATTTTCCGAGGTACAGGTAGATATGGGCGGGCTATAATGGCTCAGGTTGACCCCTTCTAACTATGTATAATTTCTGTTAGTATCAAGCGGCATAGATAATATGCCGCTATGATGCTTTTACAAGCTTCTTCCTTTTTTGCCTAAAAGGAGTGTAAAATGAGCAAGCGTAAGGGCTTTATTAGGATACTGTCGCTTGTCGGCGGCGGTTTGCATAACGGTTCACTGCGGTCAGCAGCGGTATAAACGCTGAAAAGGTCCAATGCGGATTATGACTAACGGGTTTATGATTACGGCTACGAACTATGGCGGATATACAAACTATGATTACAGCGGCGGCTATGGCTACGATACCTACAGCGGTGACTACGGGTTACAGGTGATGATTACGGCTACAGCGGAGATGATTACGGTTACAGCGGTGGACTATGGTTACAGCGGTGATTATAGTGGTGACCTTACGGCCTGGACAGACCCGAATCAGACCTGGACCGATTCCTGATCAGACATGGACGGACAACGGACAGTCCGGGGACGACCGATAATACAGCAGTGACACAGACACCTGCTGGACAGCGGGGCTGTCACGGGGAAGAGCGGATGTTACAAAGCACGCTGAGGATCTGAGTATATCATCGGCAAGCCAGTCGGCACTGAAAGTTGGAGATATCCGATGCGGAGACTGCCTATCCGTGAGGGAGGAAAAGAATGCTCAAGAGCATCAGAGAAAGCGCAACGGAAGAGCTGGATAACGAGCCTGTATATCTCAACAGGTCGGATGTCAGTGCTGGAATTGCAGGTCAACAGCAAACAGGCGTGAACTTGACCGTAAATAAACGGCAATATCGAAAAACGGCGTGGAACGCCTGAAATGAGGGATGAGGGCCTCTTTTATCTTTCGGGCTCCGATTCCTTAATACCACGGTACTTGCTGAATCCAACAGCTTTATGATATCCTTATGGCGCATGGAGCTTATCAAGGCGCGTAGCGGAACATGATGACCGAATAATCGAAGAACCTTTACGCTTTTGCAGGATACCTGTCAGGCAAAGCAGGCAAATCTTGATAAACAGCAGGCTGAACTTGACAAGCAGTATGCTCTGTTTGATGCGAAGAAAGCAAAGCTTGATGAGATATACAATTCATCGGCACAGGCTAAGGGAACTTCTTAGAGAAAAGCAGAAGAAACTGAAAGAGCAGGAAGCTCAGTTCAATCTGGAGAAGATAAAGACAGCTGAAAGTCTTGGCGCGATATTAATGCCGGACTATCGGTTGCTGTGCCTTTCGATGAAGAAGTTGCGGCGACGGAAGAACTTGCCAACGAGGAGGCTGAAAGAACTTCACGAGAACATCAAGCAGCGTGTCAAGGACGGCGAGGAAGATACCCGAAAATGAGCCGACTTATACCTTTGCATGGGCCTGTTCCTCAGGACTATACCATAAATTTCGGGCGTGGGCGCGCGCTGGGGGCACTTACCATAAGGGCGGTTGATATCAACGGCGACCACGGATATGAGATACACGCCTGTGAGACAGGTACTGTCCATAATGACGGAACACAACCTGTAACCCATGGACTACGGCCAAGTACGAATCCTGCGGCTGCGGCGGCGGGATTATGGCAACTTCATAATAATCGACCACGGCAATGATTTTCCTGACCCTGTACGGACATCTTACAAAGGTGCTTGTTGAACCCGGCGATGTTGTAAGACAGGGCGACCTTATCGGACTGATGGGTACAACGGGTTATTCCACAGGCGATCATCTGCATCTGGAGATAAGGTATCAGGGATATGTGCTCAATCCTATCAATTATCTGGATCTGACTATTGATCCTAACGGCGGTGACAGACCTCTTGTTAACGATAAGGACGAAGATAGCCATTACCGTTGTTGAGACTAACAAGGGACAAGAAGGACGAGAGTTCCAAAGCTGACGAGGAAAAAGAAGAACGAAAGCTCCAAGGCTGAAGAAGATAAGAAGGTCGAAAGTTCAAAGAAGGAAACAGACTCCAAAAAAGGAGACCGATCCCAACGATGACTGAGTCCCTCGGGCAGAGGGTACATTTGATGTATGCTTTGCTGTTACAGTGAGAAAAAACATAATATTATCAGCAGGCGGAAATGTGATGTTTCCGCCTGCTTTTTAGCGTGTTTGCGGAGATTTGCGGGAAGTTTTTCTGGTCAGCAGACAGCAGCCCTTTCAGGGTTGACTAAACGGTGGAAATATGTTATAATTATATAAATTTTTATTGTAGGGAATGACCCAAATTCCCGACAAGTGCTGTGTATCGGAGAATACCCGAAAAACAGCGGAAAAAGGAGGTAGTCTTTTATGAAAAATGACAGTCAGTCAGGCTATGGTCCGAATGTTTGAAGGCAGAGGAGATAAAGGTCGTCTACGGCTACCCAGGTGCGGCTATCTGCCCGTTTTACGATGCTCTGCTTGACGCTGACAAGGATATAAAGCACGTTCTGGTAAGGCATGAAGCCAACGGCGGTCATGCAGCCAGCGGATACGCAAGGATATCGGGAAAGGCCCGCGGTCTGTATAGCGACTTCCGGTCCCGGTGCGGTGGAACCTGATAACCGCCATCGCAACAGCTTTATGCTGATTC
This Ruminococcus albus AD2013 DNA region includes the following protein-coding sequences:
- the ftsX gene encoding permease-like cell division protein FtsX is translated as MKASSLRYLVHQGVSGIWKNRMMTFASFCILLVSLLMVGLASLTAINLTRIISGIEDKSEVVVVINDNATEENEKELKEHLKAIPNVNTIELYSKEEAWKGMLDSMTEEERAFFKYADENPLPDTYRLTVKDIEIMSDTTAQIETLDYVDSTQSPTSFADVLISIRRIFSIIAVAVVSALVVVSLVIISNTTRASVFARRKEINIMKYVGATNAFIRIPFFVEGMIVGLVAAIGALLMTKFAYEGVYNIFSDDSVIWVIMGMKKLYSFKELLFPVSISYLAAGAVIGAVGTSISTGKHLKV
- a CDS encoding M23 family metallopeptidase; protein product: MIFLTLYGHLTKVLVEPGDVVRQGDLIGLMGTTGYSTGDHLHLEIRYQGYVLNPINYLDLTIDPNGGDRPLVNDKDEDSHYRC
- a CDS encoding thiamine pyrophosphate-binding protein, which translates into the protein MKAEEIKVVYGYPGAAICPFYDALLDADKDIKHVLVRHEANGGHAASGYARISGKARGLYSDFRSRCGGT